The uncultured Carboxylicivirga sp. genomic interval ACCTTAAAGGAGATAAAGTAATCGTTTTCAAAAAGAAAAGAAGAAAAGGTTACAAAAAGAAGAACGGACATCGTCAGTACTTCACTCAAATTCAAATTGAAGAAATCGTAGGTTAGTAACTCAAAAAATTAGAATAAGATGGCACATAAGAAGGGCGTCGGTAGTTCGAAGAACGGTAGAGAGTCGGAAAGTAAACGACTAGGCGTAAAAATTTATGGCGGTCAAGCTGCCAAAGCTGGTAACATTTTAGTTCGTCAGCGCGGAACTCAGCACCACCCAGGTGAAAATGTGGGTATTGGAAAAGACCACACTTTATTCGCTTTAATTAACGGTAAAGTTGAGTTCACAAAGAAAAGAAACAACAGATCTTACGTTTCAGTAGTTCCATTTGCTGAATAATAAAGATCACTGAAAACACAATTAAATCTCCTGTTTTTGTTACTTTCGTGATGAATTCAGGAGATTTTTTTATCCAATTAATCAATAAAGTATGTTGACCTTAAAATTCATTCAAGATAATAAGGATGAAGTCATCAAACGTCTTAAAGTAAAACGTTTTGATGCCACCTCTATAGTAGAAGAAATTATTCGCCTCGATAACGAGCGCAAGTCTACTCAAACTGAAGTTGAGACACTTCAGGCCGAAATGAACAGCCTATCTAAGGAGATTGGGCAACTTTTCAAAAACGGACAAGCAGAAGAAGCGAATAAAGCAAAAGCTCGAACCGGTGAATTAAAGGATAGTATCAAAGAATTGGATAACAAACTTTCTGAAACAACTAAGCTTCTGAACGACCAACTCGTTTTATTACCCAATTTACCTAACAAGATTGTACCTGAAGGGAAAGGTGAAGAAGATAACGTTGAAGTTAAAAACGGCGGAACCATTCCCGAACTTAACAATGCACTTCCTCATTGGGATTTGATTAAAAAATATGACCTAATTGATTTTGAATTAGGAACCAAAATAACCGGAGCTGGTTTTCCGGTATATAAAGGTAAAGGAGCTCGCTTACAACGTGCCTTAACCAATTTCTTTTTAGATGAAGCAGTAAAAGCAGGCTATCAAGAAGTATTACCTCCGTTGGTTGTAAACGAAGATTCGGGTTTTGGAACAGGTCAGTTACCTGATAAAGAGGGCCAAATGTATCACATTACAGCTGATAATCTTTATTTGATTCCAACAGCCGAAGTGCCTGTTACTAATCTTTATCGCGATGTGATCTTAAAAGCATCCGAAATGCCCATTAAAAACTGTGCTTATTCAGCTTGTTTCCGTCGCGAGGCTGGTTCATGGGGTGCACACGTAAGAGGCTTAAACCGTCTACATCAATTCGATAAAGTTGAAGTTGTACAGGTAGCACACCCGTCTAAATCATACGAAATTTTAGACCAGATGGTAGCTCATGTGCAAACTTTGGTTGAAAAGCTGGAGTTGCCATGGCGTATTCTTCGTCTTTGTGGTGGGGATATCAGTTTTACCTCAGCCTTAACATACGATTTTGAAGTATTTTCAGCAGCTCAGGAACGATGGCTTGAAGTTAGCTCTGTGTCTAACTTTGAAAGCTATCAGGCAAACCGTTTGAAACTACGTTTCAAAGAAGATGGTGAAAAGAAAACTCAATTAGCTCATACCTTAAACGGCAGCGCCCTTGCTCTACCACGCATTATGGCTGCTATTCTTGAAAACAACCAAACCGAAGAAGGAATTCGCATACCAGAAGTATTGGTTCCTTACACAGGTTTCGACATAATTAATTAACAGATACAATACAGGCGGATCCGAAAAGGCTCCGCCTCTATTTTTATTACTTTCTATGTTTATATTTAACACTACCTTTTCAGTAGAAAATTCAGCTATCGATTCTTGGCGTCAATGGATGGATCGCAACTATTTACCAACCATGCAAGACATGATTAAAGGAATAAGAGTTGAGCTATATGAATTAATGGCCGTTGTACACGAGGATAGCACAAACTTCTCATGTCAGCTTCGTTGTAATTCTCCCGAAGAGTTAGAGATGATAAATAAATACAACACCATTTTGATGGACAACCTCAAAGGTCAACTTGGTGAAACATGTCTTCATTTTAGTTCCATCCTGAAAGAAATTTAAGCTTGCCTCAAGAACGCATAATATTAGGTATCGATCCCGGAACCAACGTAATGGGATACGGCATTATTAAATCCGAAGGTAAATCTGCCGAAATGATAGCCATGGGTGTTTTAGAACTACAAAAATACACAGATCATTACTTAAAACTTCAGAAGATATTTGAACGTGTTGTAGGTTTGATCAATAGTTATCATCCCGACGAATTAGCAATTGAGGCTCCTTTCTATGGTAAGAATGTTCAATCTATGCTGAAATTAGGAAGAGCACAAGGAGTTGCCATGGCTGCGGCTCTTTCTCACTCATTACCCGTTTTTGAATATGCTCCTTTACGCATCAAGCAAGCTATTACGGGTAATGGTAGAGCATCGAAAGAGCAGGTCGCTATTATGTTACAACAGATGCTAAAAATTAAAGAAATCCCAAAATATTTGGATGCCACAGATGGTTTAGCTGCAGCCTACTGTCACTATCTACAAAATCAGCGAGTTAATTTAACGGGTGGAGTAAAAAGCTGGAAAGAGTTTATCAATAAGAATCCAGGAAGGGTAAAAAAATAGGACTGCCTCAAACGAAACAGCCCTGATATATCTCTTTTTAGCGCCTATAATGCACTTTTAATTTTATCAGCAATACTTACAAACTCATCCTGAGTAAGTTTTAGTTTTGGTTTTGAAAAGCTTAAATCAGTTTCGGCTTGTAAAGGAACCAAGTGAATATGCGCATGAGGAACCTCTAAACCTAACACCGCCACTCCTACTCTTTTACAATCAATTACTTTTTTTTGAGCAACTGCTACTTTTTTAGCAAATACCATCATATCTGCTAATAACTGATCTTCCAAATCAAAAAGATAATCGGTTTCCTCCTTGGGAATTACTAAGGTATGACCTTCTGATAATGGATTAATATCTAAAAAAGCAAAGAAACGATCGTCTTCAGCTATTTTATAGCAAGGAATTTCTCCATTTATAATGCGGGTAAAAATGGTTGACATGATAATTTTATAATGAAATTTCAACTACTTCAAATGTCATTAATCCTGATGGCACTTTGATCTCAACCTGATCACCCACTTTCTTACCCAATAAACCTTTGGCAATAGGTGTTTCAATTGATATTTTACCTTGTTTAAGGTTCGCTTCGCTCTCAGGAACTAAAGTATAAGTCATACTAGCATTATTCTTAAGGTTTTTGATTTTAACCTTGTTCAATAATTGCACTTTAGATGTATCCAACTTCGATTCATCTAATATACGACTATTGGCAATCGTATCCTTTAATTTAGCTATACGCATTTCCAACAAACCTTGTGCCTCTTTGGCTGCATCGTACTCTGCATTCTCCGATAAATCACCTTTATCTCTTGCTTCTGCAATTTGTTTAGAAATAGATGGACGTTCTACAGTTTCTAACTGGTGCAACTCTTCTTTAAGTTTCTTTAAACCTGATTCGGTTACATATTGTATTGACATGTTTTCTCTTTTTTTAAAGTTTTCAGTGTTACCTAAAAAAACAAAAGAATCCTGAACACCTCAGAACTCT includes:
- the rpmA gene encoding 50S ribosomal protein L27 codes for the protein MAHKKGVGSSKNGRESESKRLGVKIYGGQAAKAGNILVRQRGTQHHPGENVGIGKDHTLFALINGKVEFTKKRNNRSYVSVVPFAE
- the serS gene encoding serine--tRNA ligase, which produces MLTLKFIQDNKDEVIKRLKVKRFDATSIVEEIIRLDNERKSTQTEVETLQAEMNSLSKEIGQLFKNGQAEEANKAKARTGELKDSIKELDNKLSETTKLLNDQLVLLPNLPNKIVPEGKGEEDNVEVKNGGTIPELNNALPHWDLIKKYDLIDFELGTKITGAGFPVYKGKGARLQRALTNFFLDEAVKAGYQEVLPPLVVNEDSGFGTGQLPDKEGQMYHITADNLYLIPTAEVPVTNLYRDVILKASEMPIKNCAYSACFRREAGSWGAHVRGLNRLHQFDKVEVVQVAHPSKSYEILDQMVAHVQTLVEKLELPWRILRLCGGDISFTSALTYDFEVFSAAQERWLEVSSVSNFESYQANRLKLRFKEDGEKKTQLAHTLNGSALALPRIMAAILENNQTEEGIRIPEVLVPYTGFDIIN
- a CDS encoding DUF4286 family protein yields the protein MFIFNTTFSVENSAIDSWRQWMDRNYLPTMQDMIKGIRVELYELMAVVHEDSTNFSCQLRCNSPEELEMINKYNTILMDNLKGQLGETCLHFSSILKEI
- the ruvC gene encoding crossover junction endodeoxyribonuclease RuvC — encoded protein: MPQERIILGIDPGTNVMGYGIIKSEGKSAEMIAMGVLELQKYTDHYLKLQKIFERVVGLINSYHPDELAIEAPFYGKNVQSMLKLGRAQGVAMAAALSHSLPVFEYAPLRIKQAITGNGRASKEQVAIMLQQMLKIKEIPKYLDATDGLAAAYCHYLQNQRVNLTGGVKSWKEFINKNPGRVKK
- a CDS encoding HIT family protein, with translation MSTIFTRIINGEIPCYKIAEDDRFFAFLDINPLSEGHTLVIPKEETDYLFDLEDQLLADMMVFAKKVAVAQKKVIDCKRVGVAVLGLEVPHAHIHLVPLQAETDLSFSKPKLKLTQDEFVSIADKIKSAL
- the greA gene encoding transcription elongation factor GreA, producing MSIQYVTESGLKKLKEELHQLETVERPSISKQIAEARDKGDLSENAEYDAAKEAQGLLEMRIAKLKDTIANSRILDESKLDTSKVQLLNKVKIKNLKNNASMTYTLVPESEANLKQGKISIETPIAKGLLGKKVGDQVEIKVPSGLMTFEVVEISL